A single Pseudomonas brassicacearum DNA region contains:
- a CDS encoding MarR family winged helix-turn-helix transcriptional regulator, with protein sequence MNDLSVDSLKLDSQLCFKLYAASRAVIRGYKPMLDQLGLTYPQYLAMLVLWEWQDTAPPQPTVKALGERLLLDSGTLTPLLKRLEQLDLVQRQRSARDEREMHLSLTAAGRALREQVGPLKARLLCDSGIDLDRLGALRDGLDHLLGQIKALT encoded by the coding sequence ATGAATGACCTGTCAGTCGATTCGCTGAAGCTCGACAGCCAGTTGTGCTTCAAGCTGTACGCTGCTTCGCGTGCAGTGATCCGTGGCTACAAGCCAATGCTCGATCAACTTGGCCTGACCTATCCGCAATACCTGGCGATGCTGGTGTTGTGGGAATGGCAGGACACGGCCCCGCCACAGCCGACGGTCAAGGCCCTGGGGGAGCGTTTGTTGCTGGATTCCGGCACGCTGACGCCGCTGCTCAAGCGCCTGGAGCAACTGGACCTGGTCCAGCGCCAGCGTTCGGCCCGGGACGAGCGAGAGATGCACTTGAGCCTAACGGCTGCCGGGCGAGCCTTGCGTGAGCAGGTTGGCCCGCTCAAGGCTCGCCTGTTGTGTGACAGTGGTATCGACCTGGACCGCCTGGGCGCGTTGCGAGACGGCCTCGATCACCTGCTGGGCCAGATCAAAGCGCTGACGTAG
- a CDS encoding glutathione peroxidase — translation MSDNLLSIPCTTIKGEQKTLADFSGKAVLVVNTASQCGFTPQYKGLEALWQTYKDQGLVVLGFPCNQFGKQEPGNEGAITEFCELNFGVSFPLFKKIEVNGANAHPLFVQLKQRAPGVLGSKGIKWNFTKFLIGKDGQVVKRFAPTTKPQDLTGEIEALLK, via the coding sequence ATGAGCGACAACCTGCTGAGCATCCCGTGCACCACCATCAAGGGTGAGCAAAAGACTCTCGCCGATTTTTCCGGCAAGGCCGTGCTGGTGGTCAACACGGCCAGCCAGTGCGGGTTCACCCCGCAGTACAAGGGGCTTGAGGCGCTGTGGCAGACCTACAAGGACCAGGGCCTGGTGGTGTTGGGCTTTCCCTGCAATCAGTTCGGCAAGCAGGAGCCGGGCAACGAGGGGGCGATCACCGAATTCTGCGAGCTGAACTTCGGCGTGAGTTTTCCGCTGTTCAAGAAAATCGAGGTCAACGGCGCCAACGCCCATCCGCTGTTCGTCCAGCTTAAGCAGCGGGCGCCCGGCGTGCTGGGGTCCAAAGGCATCAAGTGGAACTTCACCAAGTTCCTGATCGGCAAGGATGGTCAGGTGGTCAAGCGTTTTGCCCCGACCACCAAGCCCCAGGACCTGACCGGTGAGATCGAAGCACTGCTCAAATGA
- the msrB gene encoding peptide-methionine (R)-S-oxide reductase MsrB produces MEKLEKTLEQWRSMLDPEQYNVCRLKGTERPFSGKYNATKTDGVYHCICCNEPLFDSKTKFDSGCGWPSFYAPIEGSAVVEVRDVSHGMIRTEVVCAKCDAHLGHVFPDGPPPTGLRYCINSVCLDLVPRE; encoded by the coding sequence ATGGAAAAGTTGGAAAAAACCCTTGAACAATGGCGCTCGATGCTTGACCCGGAGCAGTACAACGTTTGTCGGCTCAAGGGCACCGAGCGGCCATTCTCCGGTAAATACAACGCCACCAAGACCGACGGTGTGTACCACTGCATCTGCTGCAACGAGCCGTTGTTCGATTCCAAGACCAAATTCGATTCCGGTTGTGGCTGGCCGAGTTTCTACGCGCCGATCGAGGGCAGCGCGGTGGTGGAGGTGCGGGACGTCAGCCACGGCATGATTCGCACCGAGGTGGTCTGCGCCAAATGCGACGCCCACCTGGGCCACGTCTTCCCCGACGGCCCACCGCCCACGGGTTTGCGGTACTGCATCAACTCGGTGTGCCTGGATCTGGTCCCCCGAGAATAA